A region of Clostridiisalibacter paucivorans DSM 22131 DNA encodes the following proteins:
- a CDS encoding L7Ae/L30e/S12e/Gadd45 family ribosomal protein: MVNKIYSMIGIANRAGYLKVGETACVNAIKKNKAKIVLIADDASFNTKKKFVNMCNSKNIAFKIFGKKDEIGYSIGKSSISILAVCNNEFLNGFLKLFDGVSPENN; this comes from the coding sequence ATGGTAAATAAAATTTATTCAATGATAGGGATAGCTAACCGTGCTGGGTATTTAAAAGTTGGTGAAACTGCATGTGTTAATGCTATTAAAAAAAATAAAGCAAAGATTGTACTTATTGCTGATGATGCATCATTTAATACTAAAAAGAAGTTTGTTAATATGTGTAATAGTAAAAACATTGCATTCAAAATATTTGGTAAAAAAGATGAAATAGGGTATTCCATTGGAAAATCAAGTATATCTATATTAGCAGTATGTAATAATGAGTTTTTGAATGGATTTTTGAAGCTCTTTGATGGTGTATCACCTGAAAATAATTAG
- the rbfA gene encoding 30S ribosome-binding factor RbfA, whose protein sequence is MGNKRNARISEEIKKIVSRLLIKGLKDPRISPMTSVTQVEVTRDHRYAKVYITVLGDEGEKENTLTAIKNAAGFVRKEIGNNMKLRYTPEPIFYLDDSIENGIRISKILNDLSKKDGNSSDE, encoded by the coding sequence ATGGGTAATAAAAGAAATGCTAGGATTTCTGAAGAAATAAAGAAAATTGTAAGTAGGTTATTAATCAAAGGATTGAAAGATCCTAGAATATCTCCTATGACCAGTGTAACACAGGTTGAGGTTACTAGAGATCATAGATATGCTAAAGTTTATATAACTGTATTGGGAGATGAAGGAGAAAAAGAAAATACTTTAACAGCAATTAAAAATGCGGCAGGATTTGTTAGAAAAGAAATAGGCAATAATATGAAACTTAGATATACTCCGGAACCTATATTTTATTTAGATGATTCAATAGAAAATGGTATTAGAATTTCTAAAATATTAAATGACTTATCTAAAAAGGATGGTAATAGTTCCGATGAATGA
- the truB gene encoding tRNA pseudouridine(55) synthase TruB, producing MDGIINVLKPTGMTSHDVVGFIRKNFNIKKVGHTGTLDPNAAGVLPICIGKATKAIQYMNLDMKSYIGEVLFGTKTDTQDKYGKILDVSHNTVSEEEINTTFNRYKGEIYQIPPQYSAIKIKGKKLYEYARQGKTVDVEPRKRHIYELNILNNIQNKRVLFDVMCSQGTYIRTLCNDIGADLGVYGHMTFLLRTKVGKFSIEDTFTIEEIKETIEKNDIKKLLTPIDNALDNLTEIYLDDMLYNKIINGASVKIRNEKYYKKDSKVRVYCKNRFIGIGIINKIVNTYLELKMEKVFI from the coding sequence GTGGATGGAATAATTAATGTATTAAAGCCTACAGGTATGACATCTCATGATGTTGTAGGATTTATTAGAAAAAATTTTAATATAAAAAAGGTTGGGCATACAGGGACTCTTGACCCTAATGCTGCTGGAGTATTGCCCATATGTATTGGAAAAGCAACTAAAGCTATACAATATATGAACTTAGACATGAAAAGTTATATAGGAGAAGTTTTATTTGGGACTAAAACAGATACTCAAGATAAATATGGAAAAATTTTGGATGTTTCTCACAATACAGTGTCAGAAGAAGAGATAAATACTACTTTTAATAGATACAAAGGAGAAATATATCAAATACCTCCACAATACTCTGCTATAAAGATAAAAGGGAAAAAACTTTATGAGTATGCTAGACAAGGTAAAACTGTTGATGTTGAACCTAGAAAAAGACATATATATGAACTTAATATATTAAATAATATTCAAAATAAGAGGGTATTATTTGATGTTATGTGTTCTCAAGGTACTTATATTAGGACCCTTTGCAATGATATTGGGGCAGATTTAGGTGTATATGGTCATATGACATTTTTATTGAGGACTAAGGTTGGGAAGTTTAGCATTGAAGATACGTTTACTATTGAAGAAATAAAAGAAACTATAGAAAAAAATGACATAAAAAAACTTTTAACTCCTATAGACAATGCGTTGGATAACTTAACAGAGATTTATTTAGATGATATGCTATATAATAAGATCATTAATGGTGCAAGTGTTAAAATCAGAAATGAAAAGTATTATAAAAAAGATAGCAAGGTTAGAGTTTATTGTAAAAATAGATTTATAGGTATTGGTATTATAAACAAAATAGTGAATACTTATTTAGAATTAAAAATGGAAAAAGTATTTATATAA
- the infB gene encoding translation initiation factor IF-2: protein MTKKRVYQLAKELGMTSKKLIEKMKELDMEVGNHMSTIEDEEADILSDFFSEETEKVEEDIKENNEETKTEKTNDEEDEESDSAKEIEAEEKIVVKDFAEKIGISPTQLITKLMGFGVMASMNQEIDFDTATIIAEEFGYTVIQKKTIEEKEEEQLDYEDAPEDLIPRPPVITVMGHVDHGKTSLLDAIRKSHVTAKEAGGITQHIGASTVEINGKNIVFLDTPGHEAFTSMRARGAQVTDIAILVVAADDGVMPQTIEAINHAKAAEVPLIVAVNKMDKPGANPDRVLQELTEQGLVPEDWGGDTIVVPVSALKNEGIKELLEMILLVSEMQELKANPDRNAVGTIIDAQLDKARGPVATVLVQKGTLNVGDAVVSGVASGRVRAMVDSNGKRVKKAGPSSAVEILGLSEVPEAGDRLYAVEDDKSARDIASNRKDTQRREQIKSKQNISLEDLFDQIKTGEVKDLNVIVKADVKGSIEAVKQSLIKLSNEEVKVNPIHGGVGAIRETDIMLASASNAIVIGFNVRPTSTALDLANRENVDVRTYRVIYNAIEDIEAAIKGMLEPEYKEVILGRAEVRATFKVPNVGVVAGVYVLNGKVTRNSEVRLLRDNVVIHEGSISSLKRFKDDVREIASGYEGGIGIENYNDVKVGDVIEAYIMEEVER, encoded by the coding sequence ATGACTAAAAAAAGAGTATATCAGTTAGCTAAAGAATTAGGAATGACAAGTAAAAAATTAATAGAAAAAATGAAAGAGTTAGATATGGAAGTAGGAAACCATATGAGTACGATAGAAGATGAGGAAGCGGATATACTATCAGACTTTTTCTCTGAAGAGACTGAAAAAGTAGAAGAAGATATAAAAGAGAATAATGAGGAAACAAAGACTGAGAAAACAAATGATGAAGAGGATGAAGAATCAGATTCAGCAAAAGAGATTGAAGCAGAAGAAAAAATAGTGGTAAAGGATTTTGCAGAAAAAATAGGCATATCTCCAACACAATTGATAACAAAACTTATGGGATTTGGAGTAATGGCCAGTATGAATCAAGAAATTGATTTTGATACAGCCACTATTATAGCAGAAGAATTTGGATATACTGTAATTCAGAAAAAGACTATTGAGGAAAAAGAAGAAGAACAATTAGATTATGAAGACGCACCAGAGGATCTTATTCCAAGACCACCTGTAATAACTGTAATGGGCCATGTAGACCATGGTAAGACATCTCTATTAGATGCAATTAGAAAATCCCATGTTACAGCTAAGGAGGCAGGAGGAATAACACAGCATATTGGAGCATCAACTGTAGAGATAAATGGAAAGAATATAGTATTTTTAGATACTCCAGGACATGAGGCTTTTACATCTATGAGGGCAAGAGGGGCTCAAGTAACAGATATAGCCATATTAGTAGTTGCTGCTGATGATGGTGTTATGCCTCAAACTATTGAAGCTATAAATCATGCTAAGGCTGCCGAGGTTCCTCTTATAGTTGCTGTAAATAAGATGGATAAACCTGGAGCTAATCCTGATAGAGTACTACAAGAGCTTACAGAACAAGGGCTTGTACCTGAGGACTGGGGTGGAGATACAATTGTTGTTCCAGTTTCTGCATTGAAAAATGAAGGTATTAAAGAATTATTAGAGATGATATTATTAGTTTCAGAAATGCAAGAATTAAAGGCCAATCCTGACAGGAATGCTGTAGGTACTATAATAGACGCACAATTAGATAAGGCCAGAGGACCAGTTGCTACTGTACTTGTGCAAAAAGGAACTCTTAATGTAGGAGATGCTGTAGTATCAGGAGTAGCTAGTGGTAGAGTAAGGGCTATGGTTGATAGCAATGGTAAGAGAGTAAAAAAAGCTGGGCCATCTTCAGCTGTTGAAATATTGGGACTCTCTGAGGTACCAGAAGCAGGAGATAGACTTTATGCAGTGGAAGATGATAAAAGTGCTAGAGATATAGCTAGTAATAGAAAAGATACTCAAAGAAGGGAACAAATAAAGTCAAAACAGAATATTTCTTTAGAGGATCTATTTGATCAAATAAAAACAGGTGAAGTAAAAGACTTAAATGTTATTGTAAAAGCTGATGTAAAAGGGTCTATAGAAGCTGTAAAACAATCATTGATAAAGCTAAGTAATGAAGAAGTTAAGGTGAATCCTATTCATGGTGGTGTAGGTGCTATAAGAGAGACAGATATAATGTTGGCATCTGCATCTAATGCTATTGTAATAGGATTTAATGTAAGACCTACATCTACAGCATTAGATTTGGCAAATAGGGAGAATGTTGATGTAAGGACATACAGAGTCATTTACAATGCAATAGAGGATATTGAGGCAGCTATAAAGGGAATGTTAGAGCCTGAATACAAGGAAGTAATATTGGGCAGAGCAGAAGTAAGGGCTACTTTTAAAGTTCCCAATGTTGGAGTTGTTGCAGGTGTATATGTATTGAATGGAAAGGTAACTAGAAATTCTGAAGTAAGATTATTGAGAGATAATGTCGTTATACATGAAGGAAGTATTTCATCACTTAAAAGGTTTAAAGATGATGTTAGGGAAATAGCTTCAGGTTATGAAGGCGGTATAGGTATAGAGAACTATAATGATGTTAAAGTGGGAGATGTAATAGAGGCCTACATTATGGAGGAAGTTGAAAGATAG
- a CDS encoding DHH family phosphoesterase, translated as MNEYLNDIKELSKRIENANSVCLISHLNPDGDSLGSLLGFGLALRKKYGNKIYMAIPDNVPAKYSFLPGNEEIMNLDDIGKQELYILLDCSDIYRIGENRCIDANKIINIDHHITNDKYGSINIINPYASSTGEMVLSILESMKLDIDNDIAINLYVAISTDTGSFKYDNTSSSTHIAVSKLLEQNINIGEINTKLYQNKPFEKVMLFIDAVVNIEFYLDNKVGMVTVPLDLIDKWGGTTEYVDGIVEFIRDIDCVEVACVLKETENNIFKLSFRSKTYVDVSKIATIYGGGGHAKASGCTITGEQQDIKKDLLEKIKIHLR; from the coding sequence ATGAATGAGTATTTAAATGATATTAAGGAATTAAGTAAAAGAATTGAAAATGCCAACAGTGTTTGTCTAATTTCTCATCTAAATCCCGATGGAGATAGTTTAGGTTCTCTATTGGGATTTGGACTTGCATTAAGAAAAAAGTATGGCAATAAGATATATATGGCTATTCCTGATAATGTTCCTGCAAAGTATAGTTTTTTACCTGGCAATGAAGAGATTATGAATTTAGATGATATAGGTAAACAAGAATTATATATATTATTAGATTGTAGCGACATATACAGGATAGGAGAAAATAGATGTATTGATGCTAATAAGATTATAAATATAGATCATCATATAACAAATGATAAATATGGATCAATTAATATTATTAACCCATATGCCAGTTCAACAGGAGAGATGGTCTTATCTATATTAGAGAGTATGAAATTAGATATAGATAATGACATAGCAATTAATTTATATGTGGCTATATCTACAGATACAGGAAGCTTTAAATATGATAATACATCTTCATCTACTCATATTGCGGTATCGAAGCTTTTAGAGCAAAATATTAATATTGGTGAAATAAACACTAAATTATATCAAAATAAACCCTTTGAAAAGGTAATGCTTTTTATAGATGCTGTTGTAAACATAGAGTTTTATTTAGATAATAAGGTAGGAATGGTCACTGTACCTTTGGATTTAATAGATAAATGGGGCGGAACAACTGAATACGTAGATGGTATAGTTGAATTTATTAGAGATATTGATTGTGTCGAAGTCGCATGTGTACTAAAAGAAACTGAAAATAATATTTTTAAACTAAGTTTCAGGTCAAAAACATATGTAGATGTATCAAAGATAGCTACCATATATGGAGGTGGTGGCCATGCAAAGGCTTCAGGATGCACTATAACAGGAGAGCAACAAGATATTAAAAAAGATTTATTAGAAAAAATAAAAATACATCTAAGGTGA